The Rhizobium indicum genome has a segment encoding these proteins:
- a CDS encoding protein kinase domain-containing protein — protein MAKKLKIGDRIRQYRVTKVFGPGMMAISYGAQTSTGEKVFLKQYKSPAPTVVWYGAFVAYQNELGARVRNGRAAQFAVRQVDAFEEIWGGLCYFQAFEFVENGADLQQMLDEEREQHRRTKLAATRDATVWARHLTWSKVFMTGIAALHESKVVHADLKPANAYLITDPSISSGYQLKLIDMDFSLLADRRAPWHGHQGYVGTDNYRSPEHMTRGAIPGLASDIFTCGLMLYELLAGHHPYWTEDQADYAKLVQSYAAKPPALAGLMPAPANNAEVSAVLHRCLCPDPAARPTAAEVRAILSGRGAGSAVSEQKAAASTTEGIAPPTSAELIISERIELLGADGRSLQIGVMTELGKPLLRQFGPESEFWDNRQCVLERNPTRQWVISPVDGATNETLVNGLTLTAPRPLRQGDRIAVGRQAKGIAKMPLTVRALNK, from the coding sequence AAGAAGCTGAAAATCGGCGACCGGATCCGGCAGTATCGCGTCACGAAAGTCTTCGGACCTGGAATGATGGCTATTTCCTATGGAGCTCAGACTTCCACCGGTGAGAAGGTTTTTCTCAAGCAATACAAGTCCCCTGCTCCGACGGTTGTCTGGTATGGGGCTTTCGTTGCTTATCAGAACGAGCTCGGAGCACGCGTCCGGAATGGCCGCGCTGCTCAATTTGCGGTGCGCCAGGTCGATGCATTCGAAGAGATCTGGGGCGGGCTTTGCTACTTTCAGGCATTCGAGTTCGTCGAGAATGGTGCCGACTTGCAGCAAATGCTCGATGAGGAGCGGGAGCAGCATCGTCGCACCAAGCTGGCCGCGACTCGTGATGCCACGGTTTGGGCACGTCACCTCACGTGGTCAAAGGTGTTCATGACCGGTATCGCGGCACTGCACGAATCCAAGGTCGTTCACGCAGATCTCAAGCCGGCGAACGCATATTTGATCACTGACCCGTCGATCAGCTCCGGCTACCAGCTTAAGCTGATCGATATGGACTTCTCCCTGTTGGCTGACCGCCGCGCGCCCTGGCACGGGCATCAGGGATATGTTGGCACTGACAACTATCGATCCCCCGAACATATGACGCGCGGCGCTATTCCGGGACTGGCTTCGGATATTTTCACCTGCGGGCTAATGCTTTACGAACTTCTCGCCGGCCATCATCCATACTGGACCGAGGACCAGGCTGATTATGCGAAGCTTGTGCAGAGCTATGCCGCCAAACCTCCGGCACTTGCCGGGTTGATGCCGGCACCGGCGAACAATGCCGAGGTCAGTGCCGTCCTCCACCGATGCCTGTGTCCAGATCCCGCTGCGAGACCGACGGCTGCGGAAGTTCGGGCAATTTTGAGTGGACGCGGCGCAGGCTCTGCCGTCTCCGAACAGAAAGCTGCTGCATCGACAACAGAAGGCATCGCACCTCCAACTTCCGCAGAGTTGATCATTTCCGAGAGGATCGAGCTGCTTGGTGCGGACGGACGTTCGCTCCAGATCGGGGTGATGACGGAACTTGGAAAACCCCTGTTGCGGCAGTTCGGGCCGGAAAGCGAGTTCTGGGATAATCGCCAATGTGTCCTGGAACGAAATCCCACACGGCAATGGGTGATATCTCCCGTGGATGGTGCGACCAACGAAACACTCGTGAACGGCCTGACCCTCACAGCTCCTCGTCCGCTCAGGCAAGGTGATCGAATTGCGGTCGGCCGCCAGGCCAAAGGCATCGCCAAGATGCCCCTTACGGTGCGGGCGCTCAACAAATGA
- a CDS encoding metallophosphoesterase — protein MNSAGGKVPEPDPPCEQPAIAEAHPVITEVPKDELGAPGLSRPAADVPAVGSEPTPVVAAPLDEEPASRTESLPSDQALSKVTAFAPLEIVDVNDLDWKAVLNRANPSSIRSEIRSTVESMEGLLDRADGPGMLFDKFRADPTDKVIKISDFDTEIPLWIIGDLHGDLLALEAALVAMRQPDLQPGEVQPRILFLGDLFDDEGFSLEILLRVFELIVDAPDRVCVIAGNHDEALSYDGVRFSSSVTPSDFADFLNANLTHEWIERAGKLAVRLFTNAPRALFFPDGLLAAHGGFPLVDLHPALAESGEWNNPMCLSDFVWTRAHPKARRKLPNRFSRGSQFGYEDFAAFCSLSAGLGRPVTHMVRGHDHVDERYASFPAYRANPLLTTVALSRRLSREAFGPYERVPTMARHVEGALPSVYRLHIPAEMIRACYPQPAADSIDYHPSQEPQP, from the coding sequence ATGAACTCGGCCGGCGGTAAAGTGCCCGAGCCCGATCCTCCCTGCGAGCAGCCGGCGATAGCGGAGGCGCATCCGGTGATCACAGAGGTGCCCAAGGATGAACTGGGGGCGCCGGGTCTTTCCAGGCCCGCCGCAGATGTTCCAGCTGTAGGCTCCGAACCTACACCGGTGGTTGCTGCGCCATTGGACGAAGAGCCTGCGTCCAGGACGGAAAGCCTACCGTCTGACCAGGCTCTTTCGAAGGTGACGGCCTTTGCTCCATTAGAAATAGTGGATGTGAATGACCTCGATTGGAAAGCTGTCCTCAACCGGGCCAACCCATCTTCCATCCGCTCCGAAATTCGGTCGACGGTTGAAAGTATGGAGGGTCTGCTTGACCGGGCCGACGGGCCAGGCATGTTGTTCGACAAATTCCGCGCCGATCCCACCGACAAAGTCATCAAGATTTCTGACTTCGATACCGAAATCCCGTTGTGGATCATCGGCGACTTGCATGGTGATCTTCTGGCGCTCGAGGCCGCACTAGTGGCAATGCGGCAGCCGGACCTGCAGCCCGGAGAAGTCCAACCTCGGATCCTGTTTCTTGGCGATCTCTTCGATGACGAGGGTTTTAGCCTCGAAATCCTTCTCCGCGTATTTGAACTGATCGTAGACGCGCCCGACCGCGTGTGCGTCATCGCCGGCAATCACGACGAAGCACTGTCTTACGATGGCGTACGATTTTCCTCGAGCGTGACGCCATCGGACTTTGCCGACTTCCTCAACGCTAACCTCACCCACGAATGGATCGAGCGGGCCGGTAAGCTTGCCGTGCGTCTGTTTACGAACGCTCCGCGCGCACTCTTCTTTCCCGACGGATTGCTTGCCGCCCACGGAGGCTTTCCGCTGGTTGACTTGCATCCCGCCCTCGCTGAATCGGGGGAATGGAACAACCCGATGTGCCTGTCTGATTTTGTATGGACAAGGGCCCATCCGAAAGCCCGCAGGAAGCTGCCAAACCGTTTCTCCCGCGGGAGCCAGTTCGGCTACGAGGACTTCGCTGCTTTTTGCTCTTTGAGTGCTGGTCTCGGACGGCCCGTCACACATATGGTACGCGGCCACGATCACGTGGACGAGAGGTATGCGAGCTTCCCCGCCTATCGGGCTAATCCACTGCTCACGACCGTCGCACTTTCGCGTCGGTTGAGCCGCGAGGCATTCGGCCCCTACGAGCGGGTTCCCACCATGGCGCGACATGTCGAAGGAGCCCTGCCGAGCGTGTATCGGTTGCACATTCCCGCGGAAATGATCCGTGCCTGTTATCCTCAGCCGGCCGCCGACAGCATCGACTATCACCCGAGCCAGGAGCCTCAACCATGA